A genomic stretch from Nodosilinea sp. PGN35 includes:
- the rplC gene encoding 50S ribosomal protein L3, with product MAVGILGKKLGMTQVFDEAGNAIPVTVVQAGPCVVTQIKTPDTDGYTAIQLGFDEVTEKALNKPKVGHLARSGSAPLRHLKEYRVDAADGFELGQAVTAETFAAGQLVDVTGKSMGRGFAGYQKRHNFRRGPMAHGSKNHRLPGSTGAGTTPGRVYPGKRMAGQMGNAQVTIRKLEVVRVDSDRNLLLIKGAIPGKPGGLLSIAPAQWVKA from the coding sequence GTGGCAGTCGGTATTCTCGGCAAAAAGCTGGGCATGACCCAAGTATTCGATGAGGCAGGCAATGCTATCCCCGTCACGGTGGTGCAGGCCGGTCCTTGCGTTGTTACCCAGATTAAGACTCCAGATACCGACGGCTATACAGCCATCCAGCTGGGGTTTGACGAAGTGACTGAGAAGGCGCTCAACAAGCCCAAAGTCGGCCACCTGGCCCGCTCGGGCAGCGCTCCTCTGCGTCACTTGAAAGAGTACCGGGTTGATGCCGCTGACGGGTTCGAGCTGGGGCAGGCTGTCACCGCTGAAACCTTTGCCGCAGGTCAGCTGGTGGATGTCACCGGTAAGAGCATGGGTCGTGGTTTTGCGGGATATCAAAAGCGTCACAACTTCCGGCGCGGTCCCATGGCTCACGGTTCTAAAAATCATCGGCTGCCCGGCTCTACGGGCGCAGGCACCACCCCCGGGCGAGTTTACCCCGGCAAGCGGATGGCGGGCCAAATGGGCAATGCCCAAGTGACTATTCGCAAGCTGGAAGTGGTGCGGGTCGATAGCGATCGCAACCTGCTGCTGATCAAGGGCGCTATCCCCGGCAAGCCTGGCGGGTTGCTGAGCATTGCGCCCGCCCAGTGGGTGAAGGCGTAA
- the rplD gene encoding 50S ribosomal protein L4: MVECVVKNWEGQEAGTASLDLQVAKEESASHIVHRALVRQMNNARQGTVSTKTRAEVRGGGRKPWRQKGTGRARAGSNRSPLWRGGGVIFGPKPRDYSVKMNRKERRLALRTALQGRVDDLVVVEGFEDKFSRPKTRELLDAIARWGIDPNAKILLVIAERQELVYLSARNLENVKLITAVNLNVHDLLNADHLVITSPALEAIQEVYSD, encoded by the coding sequence ATGGTTGAGTGCGTCGTAAAAAACTGGGAGGGCCAAGAGGCGGGGACAGCATCCCTAGACCTCCAGGTTGCCAAAGAAGAGTCTGCCTCTCATATAGTTCACCGCGCCCTAGTGCGGCAGATGAACAACGCTCGCCAGGGCACCGTTTCCACTAAAACTCGCGCCGAGGTGCGGGGTGGCGGTCGTAAGCCCTGGCGACAAAAGGGTACTGGCCGGGCCCGAGCGGGCTCTAATCGCTCTCCCCTATGGCGAGGTGGTGGCGTCATTTTCGGGCCTAAGCCCCGCGACTACAGCGTCAAAATGAACCGCAAAGAGCGGCGGCTAGCTCTGCGCACTGCCCTCCAGGGTCGAGTCGATGATCTGGTCGTGGTTGAGGGGTTTGAAGACAAATTTTCCCGGCCCAAAACCCGTGAGTTGCTCGACGCCATTGCCCGCTGGGGCATTGACCCCAACGCCAAAATTCTCCTGGTGATTGCTGAACGTCAGGAGCTGGTTTACCTCTCTGCCCGTAACCTTGAGAACGTCAAGCTCATCACCGCCGTCAATCTCAACGTCCACGATCTGCTAAATGCCGATCACCTCGTCATTACATCCCCTGCCCTTGAGGCGATCCAGGAGGTTTACAGTGATTAA
- a CDS encoding 50S ribosomal protein L23, protein MINAANTPSLADLIRRPLVTEKATLLLENNQYVFEVDPRANKLQIKAAIEELFDVKVVAVNTYNPPRKKRRMGRFVGHRPHYKRSVVTLAAGNSIPLFPDL, encoded by the coding sequence GTGATTAATGCCGCCAACACCCCGTCTCTGGCTGATTTAATTCGTCGGCCCCTGGTCACCGAGAAGGCCACACTGCTCTTAGAGAACAACCAGTACGTCTTTGAAGTCGATCCTCGCGCCAACAAGTTGCAGATTAAAGCGGCGATTGAGGAATTGTTCGACGTCAAGGTGGTGGCAGTCAACACCTACAATCCTCCCAGGAAAAAACGCCGGATGGGTCGCTTTGTTGGGCATCGTCCCCATTACAAGCGCTCAGTGGTCACGCTGGCCGCCGGCAATTCTATTCCCCTCTTCCCCGATCTCTAG
- the rplB gene encoding 50S ribosomal protein L2 has protein sequence MGIRSYRPYTPGTRERTVSEFAEITRSEPEKSLTHSTHRPKGRNNRGVITCRHRGGGHKRLYRVIDFHRNKLGVPAKVASIEYDPNRNARISLLHYADGEKRYILCPSGLTVGSTVVSGPDAPLEVGNALPLYKIPLGTTVHNVEMQVGKGGQMVRSAGTGAQVVAKEGDYVTLKLPSTEVRMVRRECYATIGQVGNADVRNVSLGKAGRKRWLGRRPEVRGSVMNPVDHPHGGGEGRAPIGRSGPVTPWGKPALGYKTRKKNKDSDKYVVRRRRRVSKRGRGGRNA, from the coding sequence ATGGGCATCCGTTCCTATCGACCTTATACCCCTGGTACTCGTGAGCGAACTGTTTCTGAGTTTGCCGAGATTACCCGCAGCGAACCTGAGAAGTCTCTAACTCACTCTACCCATCGTCCCAAGGGGCGTAATAACCGAGGAGTAATTACCTGTCGCCATCGGGGTGGTGGCCACAAGCGCCTGTACCGAGTCATCGACTTTCACCGCAACAAGCTGGGCGTGCCCGCCAAGGTCGCTTCCATTGAATATGATCCCAACCGGAATGCGCGCATCTCTCTGCTGCACTACGCCGATGGCGAAAAGCGCTACATCCTCTGTCCGTCCGGGTTAACGGTTGGCTCCACAGTGGTCTCTGGCCCTGATGCTCCCCTGGAGGTGGGCAACGCCCTGCCCCTCTACAAGATTCCCCTGGGGACTACGGTACACAATGTGGAGATGCAGGTTGGTAAAGGCGGGCAAATGGTTCGCTCTGCCGGTACCGGTGCCCAAGTGGTGGCCAAGGAGGGCGACTATGTCACCCTTAAGCTGCCTTCCACCGAAGTTCGTATGGTGCGTCGTGAGTGCTACGCCACAATCGGTCAGGTGGGCAACGCCGATGTTCGCAACGTCAGTTTAGGCAAAGCCGGTCGCAAGCGCTGGCTGGGTCGCCGTCCTGAGGTGCGCGGCAGTGTGATGAACCCGGTCGATCACCCCCATGGTGGGGGTGAGGGTCGAGCTCCCATTGGGCGCTCTGGCCCTGTCACCCCTTGGGGTAAGCCGGCGCTGGGCTACAAGACCCGGAAGAAAAACAAAGACAGCGACAAGTACGTGGTGCGGCGGCGGCGGCGGGTGTCTAAGCGGGGCCGTGGCGGTCGCAATGCCTAG
- the rpmJ gene encoding 50S ribosomal protein L36, giving the protein MKVRASVRKMCDKCRVIRRRGRVMVICSNPKHKQRQG; this is encoded by the coding sequence ATGAAAGTCCGTGCGTCTGTGCGCAAGATGTGTGATAAGTGTCGTGTGATTCGCCGTCGCGGTCGGGTCATGGTGATTTGTTCTAACCCCAAGCATAAGCAACGTCAGGGGTAA
- the ldpA gene encoding circadian clock protein LdpA has protein sequence MDIDIAPGSTPRSQYLDSPLPFPHRSLQMGRWVKLICGASYQDMPTVQRLVMLYALAGVDCIDVAADGAVVAAARRGLADAVQLSKCLGAGEGLPSQHRSHLIPGQPWLMVSLNDSEDPHFRKAHFDAAHCPPACDRPCESICPTAAIQFQAPIQAPIQGRVVTDLCYGCGRCIAVCPVSQIEAQSYLASPEAFPTEQLAHIDAVEIHTQTGHQAQFNHLWQRLQPWRPYLKLVSISCPDHDQVVPYLWDLYHLMAPLEVPLIWQTDGRPMSGDLGKGTTHAAIRLAQKILDAGPPGYVQPAGGTNGYTVDKLLNLGLVNPALPTSQPDADSPDAGPSPQSAGVTNPDAALVPKTIAGIAYGSYGRSQVMPLLDALDQELQPWLGNGSPDQSTSGQSAPLPPRSGLSNSTVAPWQRLDSSALGQGLALARQLVGPLKSHRHFLPTRYG, from the coding sequence ATGGATATTGACATTGCCCCTGGATCTACCCCTAGGAGCCAGTACTTAGACAGTCCTCTGCCGTTTCCCCATCGATCGCTACAGATGGGACGTTGGGTGAAGCTGATCTGCGGTGCTAGCTACCAGGACATGCCAACGGTACAGAGGCTGGTCATGCTCTACGCGCTGGCGGGGGTAGATTGCATTGATGTAGCCGCCGACGGAGCGGTCGTGGCAGCCGCCCGTCGTGGGCTGGCAGATGCAGTACAGCTGTCTAAATGCTTGGGCGCTGGCGAAGGGCTGCCCAGTCAGCATCGCAGCCATCTGATTCCCGGGCAGCCCTGGCTGATGGTCAGCCTAAATGACAGCGAAGATCCCCATTTTCGCAAGGCCCACTTTGATGCAGCCCACTGTCCACCGGCGTGCGATCGCCCCTGCGAATCCATCTGCCCCACCGCCGCCATTCAGTTTCAGGCCCCTATTCAGGCCCCTATTCAGGGAAGAGTCGTCACCGATCTTTGCTACGGCTGCGGTCGCTGCATTGCCGTCTGTCCAGTCAGCCAGATTGAAGCTCAATCCTATCTTGCCAGCCCTGAAGCATTCCCGACCGAGCAACTTGCCCATATCGACGCGGTGGAAATTCATACGCAAACTGGACATCAGGCTCAGTTTAACCATCTCTGGCAAAGGCTTCAGCCCTGGCGACCCTACCTCAAGCTGGTCTCAATTAGCTGCCCAGACCACGACCAGGTGGTGCCCTATCTATGGGATCTCTATCACCTTATGGCACCGCTAGAGGTGCCGCTGATCTGGCAAACCGACGGTCGCCCCATGAGCGGTGATCTGGGTAAAGGTACGACCCACGCCGCCATTCGACTGGCTCAGAAGATTCTCGACGCGGGGCCGCCGGGCTACGTGCAACCCGCTGGCGGTACCAATGGCTACACTGTAGATAAGTTGCTCAATCTCGGTTTGGTCAATCCAGCACTGCCCACTTCTCAACCCGATGCGGATTCCCCTGATGCGGGGCCTTCTCCCCAGAGTGCTGGGGTCACCAACCCTGATGCCGCCCTAGTCCCAAAAACCATTGCCGGCATTGCCTACGGTAGCTACGGGCGATCGCAGGTGATGCCACTACTCGACGCCCTTGACCAAGAGCTTCAACCCTGGCTGGGGAACGGTTCCCCTGACCAGTCCACCAGCGGTCAAAGCGCCCCGTTGCCGCCCCGGAGCGGACTTTCCAACTCAACCGTTGCCCCTTGGCAGCGGCTCGACAGTAGCGCCCTAGGCCAAGGCTTAGCCCTGGCTCGCCAGCTCGTGGGGCCGCTTAAATCCCATAGACATTTTTTACCAACACGTTATGGTTAG
- the rpsC gene encoding 30S ribosomal protein S3 — MGHKIHPTGFRLGVVQEHRSRWFAEGTRYPDLLQEDYRIREYVQKTLNNAGIADIRIERKADQIDLELRTARPGVVVGRGGAGIESLRVGVQKLLKDSNRQIRVNVVEVSRVDADAALVAEYIIQQLERRVSFRRVVRQAIQRAQRAGVEGIKIQVSGRLNGAEIARTEWTREGRVPLHTLRADVDYAYTTAQTTYGILGVKVWIFKGEIIPGQEQVAEAAPNAQPRRRQPRRRQQFEDRSNED; from the coding sequence GTGGGACACAAGATTCATCCAACCGGGTTTCGCCTTGGCGTAGTTCAAGAGCATCGCTCTCGCTGGTTTGCTGAGGGCACTCGTTACCCTGATCTACTTCAGGAGGACTACCGCATTCGCGAGTACGTTCAAAAGACTTTGAACAATGCTGGCATTGCCGACATTCGCATTGAGCGCAAAGCCGACCAGATTGATCTTGAGTTGCGCACGGCTCGCCCTGGGGTTGTAGTTGGCCGGGGTGGGGCAGGAATTGAGTCTTTGCGGGTAGGCGTGCAAAAGCTGCTCAAAGACTCCAATCGTCAAATTCGCGTCAACGTGGTGGAAGTAAGCCGTGTAGATGCCGATGCGGCTTTGGTGGCGGAGTATATCATTCAGCAACTGGAACGGCGGGTGTCTTTTCGCCGAGTGGTGCGCCAGGCTATTCAGCGGGCTCAGCGGGCTGGGGTTGAGGGCATTAAAATTCAGGTGAGCGGTCGCTTAAATGGCGCTGAAATTGCCCGTACTGAGTGGACTCGCGAAGGGCGTGTACCGCTTCACACGCTGCGGGCTGACGTTGACTATGCCTACACCACTGCTCAGACGACCTACGGCATTTTAGGCGTCAAGGTCTGGATCTTCAAAGGCGAAATTATTCCTGGGCAAGAGCAGGTTGCTGAGGCTGCTCCCAATGCTCAACCTCGCCGTCGCCAGCCTCGCCGACGCCAGCAGTTTGAGGATCGCTCTAACGAAGACTAG
- a CDS encoding R3H domain-containing nucleic acid-binding protein, which yields MVSYSDNRSMSDGSSSDAPADDTFATNNLAVDFLPTESEGTTALPQSAPAQDLPHTLPIDDLDQILSILPPSIRAQLFHHSQRQSLIEVVLDLGRLPEARFFGSVEYLSDEPVTHADLDHCIKRVGIFGGDNRAGIEKTLHRISAIRNRSGEVIGLTCRVGRAIFGTIGMIRDLVETGRSILMLGRPGVGKTTALREIARVLADDLQKRVVIIDTSNEIAGDGDIPHPAIGRARRMQVARPEEQHRVMIEAVENHMPEVIVIDEIGTELEALAARTIAERGVQLVGTAHGNQLENLIKNPTLSDLIGGIQSVTLGDEEARRRGSQKSVLERKAPPTFDIAVEMLERQRWVVHEDVTATIDHLLRGRQPGLQIRTVDENQKVIITHELPGSGREVSKPSRTGMGWRAAGQMVPPPASSAIAQRDLGKGSKVRPLGQVYSPAPATDPMFAHLLEMTANDDIVGPNGEDAMRLYPYGLSRHQIERVIQTLHMPVVITKDLDNADAVLALRSHAKAQAKLKHMAQGRQIPVHLVKSNSIPQITRALQRLLDMDDNPAAIDLGLFSHSGGDDELEALEEARLAVEQIVIPKGQPVELLPRSAHIRKMQHELAEHYRLKSLSCGEEPNRRLRIYPA from the coding sequence ATGGTTAGCTATAGCGACAACCGCTCGATGAGTGACGGATCGAGCAGCGACGCCCCTGCCGACGACACTTTTGCCACCAATAACCTCGCCGTGGACTTTTTACCCACTGAATCCGAAGGGACAACCGCCCTGCCTCAGTCTGCCCCTGCCCAAGACCTACCCCATACCTTACCGATTGATGACCTCGATCAGATTCTGAGCATTCTGCCCCCGTCTATCCGGGCTCAGCTTTTTCACCATTCCCAGCGCCAAAGCCTCATTGAAGTCGTTTTAGATCTCGGTCGCCTCCCCGAGGCGAGGTTTTTCGGCAGTGTTGAGTATCTATCCGACGAACCCGTTACCCACGCCGATCTAGACCACTGCATCAAGCGAGTGGGCATTTTTGGCGGCGATAACCGCGCCGGCATTGAAAAAACTTTGCACCGCATCAGCGCCATTCGCAACCGCTCGGGAGAAGTGATTGGCCTCACCTGTCGGGTTGGCCGCGCCATCTTTGGCACCATCGGTATGATTCGCGATCTGGTAGAGACGGGTCGCTCTATTCTTATGCTGGGTCGCCCCGGCGTCGGGAAGACCACTGCCCTGCGAGAAATTGCCCGGGTGCTGGCTGACGACCTGCAAAAGCGCGTGGTGATCATCGACACCTCCAACGAAATCGCTGGGGATGGCGACATTCCCCACCCTGCTATTGGTCGGGCCCGGCGCATGCAGGTGGCTCGTCCCGAAGAACAGCATCGGGTAATGATCGAAGCGGTAGAAAACCACATGCCCGAAGTCATTGTCATCGATGAGATTGGTACTGAGCTAGAGGCGCTCGCCGCCCGCACCATCGCTGAGCGTGGGGTGCAGCTGGTTGGTACGGCCCACGGCAACCAGCTGGAAAACCTCATCAAAAATCCAACTCTCTCAGATTTGATTGGCGGTATTCAGTCGGTCACCCTCGGCGACGAAGAAGCCCGTCGCCGAGGTAGCCAGAAGAGCGTTCTAGAGCGCAAGGCACCTCCGACCTTTGATATCGCCGTAGAAATGTTAGAGCGGCAGCGCTGGGTCGTCCACGAAGACGTCACCGCCACCATCGACCACCTGCTGCGGGGACGACAGCCGGGGCTGCAAATTCGCACCGTAGATGAGAATCAAAAGGTAATTATTACCCACGAGCTGCCCGGCTCTGGACGAGAGGTGTCGAAGCCATCGCGCACCGGGATGGGCTGGCGAGCCGCTGGTCAGATGGTACCCCCACCGGCCAGCTCAGCGATCGCCCAGCGCGACCTGGGCAAGGGCAGCAAGGTGAGACCCCTGGGGCAGGTCTACAGTCCAGCGCCAGCTACTGACCCCATGTTTGCCCACCTGCTGGAAATGACCGCCAATGACGACATTGTTGGCCCCAACGGGGAAGATGCCATGCGCCTCTACCCCTACGGCCTCAGTCGGCACCAGATCGAGCGGGTAATTCAGACCCTGCACATGCCCGTGGTGATTACTAAGGATCTCGATAACGCCGACGCGGTGCTGGCGCTGCGATCGCACGCCAAAGCCCAGGCCAAACTCAAGCATATGGCCCAGGGGCGGCAAATTCCCGTCCACCTTGTCAAGTCCAACAGCATTCCTCAGATCACCCGCGCTTTGCAGCGGCTGCTGGATATGGATGACAACCCCGCCGCCATCGACCTCGGGCTGTTTAGCCACAGCGGCGGCGACGACGAGCTAGAGGCGCTAGAAGAGGCCCGCCTGGCGGTTGAGCAGATTGTAATTCCCAAGGGTCAACCGGTAGAGCTGCTGCCCCGCTCAGCCCACATTCGCAAAATGCAGCACGAACTAGCCGAGCACTACCGGCTTAAATCCCTCAGCTGTGGCGAAGAACCCAACCGACGGTTGCGCATTTATCCGGCTTGA
- the rpsK gene encoding 30S ribosomal protein S11, with protein sequence MAKPTRKTGPRKSKKNVPSGVAHIRSTFNNTIVTITDQSGEAISWASAGSSGFKGAKKGTPFAAQTAADSAARRAMDQGMRQIEVMVSGPGAGRETAIRALQGAGLEITLIRDVTPIPHNGCRPPKRRRV encoded by the coding sequence ATGGCCAAACCGACCCGCAAGACTGGACCTCGTAAGAGTAAAAAGAACGTACCCAGTGGTGTAGCCCATATCCGCTCCACCTTTAACAACACCATTGTGACCATCACTGATCAGTCGGGGGAAGCGATTTCCTGGGCCTCGGCAGGATCCAGTGGATTCAAGGGAGCTAAGAAAGGAACACCCTTTGCCGCCCAAACCGCTGCCGACAGTGCCGCCCGGAGAGCGATGGATCAGGGTATGCGTCAGATAGAAGTTATGGTCAGTGGCCCTGGTGCAGGTCGCGAAACTGCTATTCGGGCTCTCCAGGGAGCCGGTTTAGAAATCACCCTGATTAGAGATGTGACTCCTATTCCCCACAACGGGTGTCGGCCACCCAAGCGCCGTCGGGTTTAG
- the psb27 gene encoding photosystem II protein Psb27, whose amino-acid sequence MKSLIARLFALVLVAVIGLTGCSAGTSGLLSGDYRQDTLMLVDSLRTSINLPDDDPAKAEAQAEAKAVISDFASRYRRDTSVANLSSFTTMRTALNAIAGHYSSYPNRPLPEKLKTRVEQELKQVESALQRGA is encoded by the coding sequence ATGAAATCTCTAATCGCTCGTCTTTTTGCCCTAGTATTGGTGGCCGTCATTGGCCTTACAGGGTGCAGCGCAGGCACCAGCGGCCTGCTCAGCGGCGACTACCGCCAAGACACGCTAATGCTGGTGGACAGCCTCAGAACCTCAATCAACCTGCCCGACGACGACCCAGCGAAAGCTGAGGCCCAGGCAGAGGCCAAAGCCGTGATCAGCGACTTTGCCTCCCGCTACCGCCGCGACACCTCAGTGGCCAACCTGAGCTCCTTCACAACCATGCGAACTGCTCTGAATGCGATCGCAGGCCACTACAGCAGCTACCCCAACCGGCCCCTGCCCGAAAAGCTCAAGACCCGCGTCGAGCAAGAACTCAAGCAGGTAGAATCCGCTCTCCAGCGCGGAGCCTAG
- the rplP gene encoding 50S ribosomal protein L16, which translates to MLSPKRTKFRKQHRGRMRGMAQRGSDINFGDFALQAVEPCWLTSRQIEAARRAMTRYVRRGGKIWIRVFPDKPVTMRPAETRMGSGKGNPEYWVAVVKPGRVVFEIAGVPEATAREAMRLAAFKLPFKTKFIARDSKEA; encoded by the coding sequence ATGCTTAGTCCAAAACGAACTAAATTTCGCAAGCAGCACCGCGGGCGTATGCGCGGCATGGCTCAGCGGGGCAGCGACATCAACTTCGGCGATTTTGCGCTCCAAGCCGTTGAGCCCTGTTGGTTAACCTCTCGCCAGATTGAGGCGGCCCGCCGAGCCATGACCCGCTACGTACGCCGGGGCGGCAAAATCTGGATTCGCGTCTTTCCTGATAAGCCTGTAACCATGCGTCCGGCGGAAACCCGGATGGGTTCTGGTAAGGGTAATCCTGAGTACTGGGTGGCGGTGGTTAAGCCCGGTCGCGTTGTTTTTGAAATTGCTGGAGTGCCTGAAGCGACCGCTCGCGAGGCGATGCGTCTAGCTGCTTTTAAGCTGCCCTTTAAGACTAAGTTCATCGCGCGAGACAGTAAGGAGGCGTAG
- the rpsS gene encoding 30S ribosomal protein S19: MSRSLKKGPFVADHLLSKIEALNTKGDKQVIKTWSRASTILPQMIGHTIAVHNGRQHVPVYVTEQMVGHKLGEFAPTRTFRGHAKSDKKARR, from the coding sequence ATGTCTCGCTCATTGAAAAAAGGGCCCTTTGTGGCCGATCACCTGCTTTCTAAAATTGAAGCTCTCAACACTAAGGGCGACAAGCAGGTTATTAAGACCTGGTCTCGAGCTTCTACAATTTTGCCTCAGATGATTGGCCATACCATTGCGGTACACAACGGACGTCAGCATGTGCCGGTCTATGTCACTGAGCAGATGGTGGGGCATAAACTGGGCGAATTTGCTCCCACGCGAACCTTTCGCGGCCACGCTAAATCCGATAAAAAAGCTCGTCGTTAG
- the rplN gene encoding 50S ribosomal protein L14, whose protein sequence is MIQQESYLNVADNSGARKLMCIRVLGGNRRYAGVGDVIIAVVKDALPNMAVKKSDVVRAVVVRTKKGLRRSSGMSIRFDDNAAVIINQDGNPKGTRVFGPVARELRDKSFTKIVSLAPEVL, encoded by the coding sequence GTGATTCAGCAGGAATCGTACTTAAACGTGGCGGACAACAGCGGGGCCCGCAAGCTCATGTGCATTCGCGTATTGGGAGGCAACCGACGCTACGCAGGGGTGGGCGATGTGATTATCGCTGTGGTTAAAGATGCACTGCCCAATATGGCTGTGAAAAAGTCGGATGTGGTTCGTGCCGTGGTTGTCCGTACTAAAAAGGGTCTCCGGCGCAGTAGTGGTATGAGCATTCGCTTTGACGACAATGCGGCTGTGATCATCAACCAAGACGGGAACCCCAAGGGGACTCGCGTGTTTGGGCCAGTAGCCCGTGAGCTGCGCGACAAGAGCTTTACCAAAATTGTGTCGTTGGCACCGGAGGTTCTCTAA
- the rpsM gene encoding 30S ribosomal protein S13, translating to MARIAGVDLPRDKRVEIGLTYIYGIGLTRSKEILAKTGVDPDVRVKDLTDSDVAKLRDSVESDYQVEGDLRRLESMNIKRLMDIGSYRGRRHRAGLPVRGQRTRTNSRTRRGGTRRTVAGKKKAPRK from the coding sequence GTGGCACGGATAGCAGGCGTGGATTTGCCACGCGACAAACGAGTTGAGATTGGCTTGACCTACATCTACGGCATTGGCCTAACCCGCTCCAAGGAAATCCTAGCTAAAACTGGGGTTGATCCTGACGTGCGGGTCAAAGACTTGACCGATTCCGATGTAGCAAAGCTGCGTGATTCCGTTGAAAGCGATTACCAGGTAGAGGGTGATCTGCGGCGGCTTGAGAGCATGAACATCAAGCGCTTAATGGATATTGGTTCGTATCGCGGACGCCGCCATCGGGCTGGCCTCCCCGTCCGGGGCCAGCGCACCCGGACAAACTCTCGCACCCGCCGAGGCGGCACTCGCCGCACGGTTGCCGGGAAGAAGAAGGCACCTCGGAAGTAG
- the ndhN gene encoding NAD(P)H-quinone oxidoreductase subunit N, with product MALLTTGKSFIKDLESSGAIAVRMPLEGGFEGRFERRLKATGYETMNLTARGLGDVSSYLTAIHGVRPPHLGKKTVGSGAAVGYTYFIPPVLTYRLDTMSAQTKGMVLWLIEGHILSRQELAYLVSLPTTEPRVKVVVEMGGDRAFSWEPLANLI from the coding sequence ATGGCGCTTTTGACAACGGGAAAATCCTTTATCAAAGACTTGGAGAGCAGCGGTGCGATCGCGGTGCGCATGCCTCTGGAGGGAGGATTTGAAGGCCGTTTTGAACGCCGCCTGAAGGCCACTGGCTACGAAACCATGAACCTCACGGCGCGAGGCTTAGGGGATGTGTCCTCCTATCTCACCGCCATCCACGGGGTGCGCCCGCCTCACCTGGGTAAGAAAACCGTGGGCAGCGGTGCGGCGGTGGGCTACACCTACTTTATTCCCCCGGTACTCACGTATCGTTTGGACACCATGTCGGCGCAGACTAAGGGCATGGTGCTATGGCTGATTGAGGGGCACATTCTATCGCGCCAGGAGCTGGCTTACTTGGTGAGTCTGCCGACCACTGAGCCTCGGGTCAAGGTAGTGGTGGAGATGGGCGGCGATCGCGCCTTTAGCTGGGAACCTCTAGCCAACCTGATTTAA
- the rpmC gene encoding 50S ribosomal protein L29: protein MALSKIEEARSLGDEELLNAIAETKRELFQLRFQKATRQLDKQVHQFKHLRHRLSQLMTVQRERQLMAIEEEAAATTESVSA from the coding sequence ATGGCACTGTCAAAGATTGAAGAGGCCCGTAGCCTAGGTGACGAAGAGCTGCTGAATGCTATTGCTGAAACCAAGCGTGAGCTGTTTCAACTGCGCTTTCAAAAGGCGACCCGCCAACTCGACAAGCAAGTGCATCAGTTTAAGCATCTCCGTCATCGTCTGTCTCAACTGATGACGGTTCAGCGGGAGCGTCAGCTGATGGCCATAGAAGAAGAGGCCGCGGCCACAACAGAATCGGTATCAGCGTAG
- the rplV gene encoding 50S ribosomal protein L22: MAVDTSEQVKAVARYVRMSPRKVRRVLDQIRGKSYRDALIILEFMPYKACEPITKVLRSAVANAEHNNGLDPAGLVVSEAFADAGPALKRFRPRAQGRAYQIRKPTCHITIAVAPAAD; encoded by the coding sequence ATGGCTGTAGATACCTCAGAGCAGGTGAAGGCGGTGGCCCGCTACGTGCGCATGTCACCTCGCAAGGTGCGGCGGGTGCTCGATCAAATTCGCGGCAAGAGCTACCGGGATGCGCTAATCATCCTGGAGTTTATGCCCTACAAGGCCTGTGAGCCCATCACTAAAGTGCTGCGCTCCGCCGTAGCTAACGCTGAGCACAACAATGGTCTTGACCCTGCGGGTTTGGTGGTGAGCGAGGCCTTCGCCGATGCTGGCCCTGCCCTAAAGCGGTTTCGGCCTCGGGCTCAGGGTCGGGCCTATCAAATTCGCAAGCCCACCTGCCACATCACCATTGCTGTAGCTCCTGCTGCCGACTAG
- the rpsQ gene encoding 30S ribosomal protein S17 yields MAVKERVGMVVSNKMDKTVVVAVESRTSHPKYGKIVVRTKRYKAHDEENTCQEGDQVRILETRPLSRTKRWVVADIVNRAADA; encoded by the coding sequence ATGGCGGTTAAAGAACGAGTGGGGATGGTAGTGAGCAACAAGATGGATAAGACCGTCGTAGTTGCCGTAGAAAGTCGTACCTCTCATCCCAAGTACGGCAAGATCGTGGTGCGGACAAAGCGCTACAAGGCCCATGATGAAGAGAATACGTGCCAGGAGGGAGACCAGGTGCGAATTCTTGAAACCCGTCCTCTGAGCCGAACCAAGCGCTGGGTAGTGGCTGATATTGTCAATCGTGCGGCAGACGCATAG